A single region of the Canis lupus familiaris isolate Mischka breed German Shepherd chromosome 35, alternate assembly UU_Cfam_GSD_1.0, whole genome shotgun sequence genome encodes:
- the SOX4 gene encoding transcription factor SOX-4 — MVQQTNNAENTEALLAGESSDSGAGLELGIASSPTPGSTASTGGKADDPSWCKTPSGHIKRPMNAFMVWSQIERRKIMEQSPDMHNAEISKRLGKRWKLLKDSDKIPFIREAERLRLKHMADYPDYKYRPRKKVKSGNANAGAGAAAAAASKPGEKGDKVGGGGGGGSGGGGGAGGGGGGASGGGANSKPAQKKSCGSKAAGGAGGGGGKPHAKLVLAGGKAAAAGAAASSSFAAEQQAGAAALLPLGAAAADHHSLYKARTPSAAAAASASTSAAAAAAPAGLAAPGKHLADKKVKRVYLFGGLGAASPSPVGGVGAGAGAGAGAGADPSDPLGLYEEGAAGCSPDAPSLSGRSSAASSPAAGRSPADHRSYASLRAASPAPSSAPSHASSSHSSSSSSSGSSSSDDEFEDDLLDLNPSSNFESMSLGSFSSSSALDRDLDFNFEPGSGSHFEFPDYCTPEVSEMISGDWLESSISNLVFTY, encoded by the coding sequence ATGGTGCAGCAAACCAACAACGCCGAGAACACGGAAGCGCTGCTGGCCGGCGAGAGCTCGGACTCGGGCGCCGGCCTGGAGCTGGGCATCGCGTCCTCCCCCACGCCCGGCTCCACCGCCTCCACGGGCGGCAAGGCCGACGACCCGAGCTGGTGCAAGACGCCGAGCGGCCACATCAAGCGGCCCATGAACGCCTTCATGGTGTGGTCGCAGATCGAGCGGCGCAAGATCATGGAGCAGTCGCCCGACATGCACAACGCCGAGATCTCCAAGCGGCTGGGCAAGCGCTGGAAGCTGCTCAAGGACAGCGACAAGATCCCGTTCATCCGGGAGGCGGAGCGGCTGCGCCTCAAGCACATGGCTGACTACCCCGACTACAAGTACCGGCCGAGGAAGAAGGTGAAGTCCGGCAACGCCaacgcgggcgcgggcgcggcggccgccgccgcctccaaGCCCGGGGAGAAGGGCGACAAGgtcgggggcggcggcggcggcggcagcggcggcggcggcggcgcggggggaggaggcggcggcgcgaGCGGCGGCGGCGCCAACTCCAAACCCGCGCAGAAAAAGAGCTGCGGCTCCaaggcggcgggcggcgcgggcggcgggggcggcaaGCCGCACGCCAAGCTCGTCCTGGCGGGCGGGaaggcggcggccgcgggcgccGCGGCGTCCTCGTCGTTCGCGGCCGAGCAGCAGGCGGGGGCCGCGGCCCTGCTGCCCctgggcgccgccgccgccgaccACCACTCGCTGTACAAGGCGCGGACTCCcagcgcggcggccgcggcctcGGCCTCcacctccgccgccgccgccgccgccccggccggCCTCGCGGCGCCCGGCAAGCACCTGGCCGACAAGAAGGTGAAGCGCGTGTACCTGTTCGGCGGCCTGGGCGCCGCGTCCCCGTCGCCCGTGGGCGGCgtgggcgcgggcgcgggcgcgggagCGGGCGCGGGCGCCGACCCCAGCGACCCCCTGGGCCTGTACGAGGAGGGGGCCGCGGGCTGCTCGCCCGACGCGCCGAGCCTGAGCGGCCGCAGCAGCGCCGCCTCCTCGCCCGCCGCCGGCCGCTCGCCCGCCGACCACCGCAGCTACGCCAGCCTGCGCGCCGCCTCGCCCGCCCCGTCCAGCGCGCCCTCGCACGCGTCCTCGTCCCactcgtcctcgtcctcgtcctcgggCTCCTCGTCCTCCGACGACGAGTTCGAAGACGACCTGCTCGACCTGAACCCCAGCTCGAACTTTGAGAGCATGTCCCTGGGCAGTTTCAGCTCGTCGTCGGCGCTGGACCGGGACCTGGACTTTAACTTCGAGCCCGGCTCCGGCTCGCACTTCGAGTTCCCGGACTACTGCACGCCCGAGGTGAGCGAGATGATCTCGGGAGACTGGCTCGAGTCCAGCATCTCCAACCTGGTCTTCACCTACTGA